Proteins from a genomic interval of Ndongobacter massiliensis:
- a CDS encoding NFACT family protein codes for MTFDGITTRSVIEELQRSIVGGVVKKVNQIGEKQITFQIYGNGANWQLFLSADAQSARFHLSEQKYENPQTPPNFCMLLRKHLTSARLERIEQKGLDRTVSFVFSARNELGDPVERTLVAEIMGKYSNLILLNERNHVLDAIQRVSRDMSRVRQIYPGIAYNAIPSGKRDITKQPLATREELETLPGNGALFRLFYQNFTGFSPLIGQEICFRAALDSDRTLDSLTETERETLWQAFDSVQQAIRKNDFSPALYHGRRDEFYSLSLQHLGAPIRTFDSISAAIDAYSLIDRRTDRIGQRRQTLLNTTQAVLDKKLKKQADRRADYQKTEDAERFREEGDLLATSVHLLTRGQHTVEVEDFICGGKRTITLDPKKNAWENVQAKYKKHSKLKRSRQILEKYLPVLEEEIRYLGQVLDSIRRADQEDVLEEIREELQAQKLLPRKRKKKKKAKMPAPSTPLVFTSPSGLRVLVGRNNRQNDRLTLRVADKDDFFLHAKDIPGAHVILRTEHKSPTEADILFAAQLAAAYSAAGEESFVAVDCTEKKNVYKAKGAKPGMVYYNDYRTLRVQPSRAEDKRMKE; via the coding sequence GTGTAGTAAAAAAAGTCAACCAAATTGGCGAAAAACAGATTACTTTTCAAATCTATGGAAATGGTGCGAATTGGCAGCTTTTTTTATCCGCCGACGCACAGAGCGCCCGTTTTCACTTGAGTGAACAAAAATACGAAAATCCGCAGACGCCGCCCAATTTTTGCATGCTCCTGCGCAAACATTTGACAAGTGCGCGGCTGGAACGTATTGAGCAGAAAGGATTGGACCGTACGGTTTCCTTTGTCTTTTCCGCACGCAATGAACTCGGCGATCCGGTGGAGCGCACGTTGGTTGCGGAAATTATGGGAAAATATTCCAATCTTATTTTGCTGAATGAAAGGAATCACGTGCTGGATGCGATTCAACGCGTATCTCGCGATATGAGCCGCGTGCGACAGATCTATCCGGGCATTGCCTATAACGCCATTCCTTCCGGAAAGCGCGATATTACGAAACAACCGCTCGCGACGCGCGAAGAGCTCGAAACATTACCGGGAAACGGCGCTCTTTTCCGCCTCTTTTATCAAAACTTTACGGGCTTTTCTCCGCTGATCGGGCAGGAAATTTGTTTTCGCGCCGCATTGGACTCCGACCGAACACTTGACTCTTTGACGGAGACGGAACGGGAGACACTTTGGCAGGCATTTGATTCCGTGCAGCAGGCGATTCGGAAGAACGATTTTTCCCCGGCACTTTACCACGGAAGGCGGGACGAATTTTATTCCTTGTCTTTGCAGCATCTCGGCGCGCCGATTCGCACTTTTGACTCCATCAGCGCTGCCATTGATGCGTATTCTCTCATTGACCGAAGAACGGATCGCATTGGCCAGCGCCGACAAACACTCCTGAACACGACACAAGCGGTGCTTGATAAAAAATTGAAAAAACAAGCGGACCGCAGGGCGGACTACCAAAAAACGGAAGATGCGGAACGCTTCCGGGAAGAAGGAGATCTGCTTGCCACATCCGTGCATTTATTGACGCGCGGACAGCACACTGTCGAAGTGGAAGATTTTATTTGCGGCGGGAAGCGTACCATTACACTCGACCCGAAAAAAAACGCCTGGGAAAATGTACAGGCAAAATACAAAAAGCACTCCAAACTCAAGCGTTCTCGACAAATTTTAGAAAAGTACCTGCCTGTTTTAGAAGAGGAAATCCGCTACTTGGGACAGGTATTGGACAGCATTCGTCGGGCTGACCAAGAAGACGTTCTCGAAGAAATTCGCGAAGAACTTCAAGCGCAAAAACTGCTGCCGCGAAAACGAAAAAAGAAAAAAAAGGCGAAGATGCCGGCACCTTCCACGCCTTTGGTATTTACTTCGCCTTCGGGGCTGCGCGTACTTGTGGGGCGCAACAATCGTCAAAACGATCGTTTGACACTGCGTGTCGCGGATAAAGACGATTTCTTTTTGCACGCAAAAGACATACCCGGCGCCCATGTAATTCTGCGCACGGAGCACAAGTCTCCCACCGAAGCGGATATTCTATTTGCAGCGCAGCTTGCAGCTGCCTATTCTGCCGCCGGTGAAGAGTCCTTTGTCGCTGTCGACTGCACGGAAAAGAAGAATGTCTATAAGGCAAAAGGGGCAAAACCTGGCATGGTTTACTACAATGAC